Proteins encoded together in one Thermophilibacter immobilis window:
- a CDS encoding BMP family protein produces the protein MLDRRQFIGVVGATVLGLGLAGCGSDSGTDAQEGTGAADTTAKRKIAIFLDGPINDGGWGASCYKAMVDGAAELGWDTAYSESVAQSDWATTMTNYVDQGYDLIFAPGNQYSDTVEQVASDNPDARFVILNDTVQTDNIESLMPNTEQIGLLAGALAGVLSKKESIGFVGGVELDTTKSKLENYTKAAQKVNAAIQVTSAYAGSFSDAAKGKELGTSMVTGSGVDVMFGDASIVDTGVREALSGFDGVYDIGQPADLGGPDDPLIANSVVTDNKTMLLQAMKDVEADSYGNKVINGDLSNGGVSVGTFSSIVTTDQQAAYNGYVDQIKAGTFL, from the coding sequence ATGCTTGACAGAAGACAGTTCATTGGCGTCGTGGGCGCCACCGTCCTCGGGCTAGGCCTTGCTGGCTGCGGCTCGGACTCCGGCACGGACGCCCAGGAGGGCACGGGCGCCGCCGACACGACCGCCAAGCGGAAGATCGCGATCTTTCTCGATGGGCCGATCAACGACGGCGGCTGGGGGGCGAGCTGCTACAAGGCCATGGTCGACGGGGCTGCCGAGCTGGGCTGGGACACGGCCTACTCCGAGTCCGTCGCGCAGTCCGACTGGGCCACCACGATGACGAACTACGTCGACCAGGGCTATGACCTCATCTTCGCGCCCGGCAACCAGTACAGCGACACGGTCGAGCAGGTGGCCTCCGACAACCCCGACGCCCGCTTCGTCATTCTGAACGACACCGTCCAGACCGACAACATTGAGAGCCTCATGCCCAACACCGAGCAGATCGGGCTGCTCGCGGGCGCCCTCGCGGGCGTCCTGTCCAAGAAGGAGAGCATAGGTTTTGTGGGCGGAGTCGAGCTTGATACCACGAAGAGCAAGCTCGAGAACTACACGAAGGCTGCGCAGAAGGTCAACGCGGCCATCCAGGTCACAAGCGCCTACGCAGGCTCGTTCTCCGACGCGGCCAAGGGCAAGGAGCTCGGAACCTCGATGGTGACCGGCAGCGGCGTCGACGTCATGTTTGGCGACGCCTCCATCGTGGACACGGGCGTGCGCGAGGCGCTCAGCGGCTTCGACGGCGTCTATGACATCGGCCAGCCGGCCGACCTGGGCGGTCCAGACGACCCGCTAATCGCCAACAGCGTCGTAACGGACAACAAGACTATGCTGCTCCAAGCCATGAAGGACGTTGAGGCCGACTCCTACGGCAACAAGGTTATCAACGGCGACCTCTCCAACGGGGGCGTCTCCGTAGGGACCTTCTCCAGCATCGTGACGACCGACCAGCAGGCCGCCTACAACGGCTACGTCGATCAGATCAAGGCGGGAACCTTCCTGTAG
- a CDS encoding ABC transporter permease: MGDLVSMGPDVLSATIRMAVPLLLVAIAELFSERAGLVNIGLDGLMSIGALFGFLAGYYTGNAWVGLAVGMVAGVLFNLIYALCTVTLCVDQVVTGMALNILAPAVATFVYKVAFGDSSTLVQGTQMAVAGIPLLSGIPVVGPAFFQQTPLAYFAYLLVPLSAVFFGHFRAGLSFRSVGENPHAAETLGIDVLKTKYVACVICGALAGLGGAFLTLCYTSTYAEGIVAGRGFIALSAVIFGRWRSPGVLCACLLFGFCDALQIVLQIHAQGIPYQFFQMIPYVVTLVVLVFFGSGRAGPKANGRPYFREER, encoded by the coding sequence ATGGGAGACCTTGTCTCGATGGGCCCCGACGTCCTCTCCGCGACCATCCGCATGGCCGTCCCGCTTCTGCTCGTGGCCATTGCCGAGCTGTTCAGCGAGCGGGCAGGCCTGGTCAACATAGGCCTCGATGGGCTCATGTCCATCGGCGCGCTCTTTGGCTTCCTCGCGGGATACTACACCGGCAACGCCTGGGTGGGCCTCGCCGTGGGCATGGTTGCCGGTGTCCTCTTCAACCTCATCTACGCGCTCTGCACGGTGACGCTCTGCGTGGATCAGGTGGTCACCGGCATGGCCCTGAATATCCTGGCCCCCGCAGTGGCGACGTTCGTCTACAAGGTTGCGTTCGGCGACTCGTCGACGCTCGTCCAGGGCACGCAGATGGCCGTCGCGGGCATCCCGCTCTTGAGCGGCATTCCGGTCGTCGGTCCTGCGTTCTTTCAGCAGACGCCGCTGGCCTACTTCGCCTATCTGCTCGTGCCCCTCTCGGCCGTCTTCTTTGGTCACTTCCGCGCGGGGCTGTCGTTTCGCTCCGTTGGCGAGAATCCCCATGCGGCCGAGACGCTTGGCATCGATGTCCTCAAGACGAAGTACGTCGCGTGCGTCATCTGCGGCGCCCTCGCCGGTCTCGGTGGTGCGTTCCTGACGCTGTGCTATACGAGTACCTACGCCGAGGGCATCGTGGCCGGTCGCGGCTTCATCGCCCTCTCGGCGGTCATCTTTGGCCGCTGGCGTTCTCCTGGCGTCCTCTGCGCCTGCCTGCTCTTTGGCTTCTGCGACGCCCTACAGATCGTGCTGCAGATTCACGCGCAGGGGATTCCTTACCAGTTCTTTCAGATGATCCCCTATGTGGTCACGCTCGTTGTCCTCGTCTTCTTTGGGAGCGGGCGGGCGGGGCCCAAGGCCAACGGCCGGCCTTACTTCCGCGAGGAGCGCTAG